One Burkholderia sp. PAMC 26561 genomic window carries:
- a CDS encoding DUF4126 domain-containing protein, with the protein MLEALSLAAGLSWASGLRLYLTVFVAGLFERLGLIHLPETLSVLASPWVIGVAAALTIVEFFADKIPAFDSLWDAIHTFIRIPAGAVLAVGAFGHADPALLTIAALAGGTLAGAAHLAKAGTRALINLSPEPVSNWVASATEDFGALLGITLALFVPLLCLLLIIAFLLCAGWALPRLVRGVRGGFGRMAKHMVAAPSVTARVNSGGPFRSKHD; encoded by the coding sequence ATGCTTGAAGCACTTTCGCTGGCAGCGGGACTCTCGTGGGCCAGCGGGCTGCGACTATATCTGACGGTATTCGTGGCGGGATTGTTCGAGCGGCTGGGTCTGATCCACCTGCCCGAAACGCTCTCGGTGCTTGCGTCTCCGTGGGTGATCGGCGTGGCAGCGGCGCTGACCATCGTCGAATTTTTCGCCGATAAAATCCCCGCATTCGACTCCCTCTGGGACGCCATTCATACTTTTATCCGCATTCCTGCCGGCGCCGTGCTTGCCGTCGGCGCGTTCGGTCACGCCGATCCGGCCCTTCTGACCATCGCGGCGCTTGCCGGCGGGACGCTCGCGGGTGCGGCGCATCTGGCTAAGGCCGGAACGCGCGCGCTCATCAATTTGTCGCCGGAACCGGTATCGAACTGGGTTGCCTCCGCCACCGAAGACTTCGGCGCGCTGCTCGGCATCACGCTCGCGCTGTTCGTGCCGTTGTTGTGTCTGCTATTGATCATCGCGTTCCTGCTGTGCGCCGGATGGGCGCTGCCGCGGCTCGTGAGAGGCGTGCGCGGCGGATTCGGCCGGATGGCCAAACACATGGTGGCGGCCCCGAGCGTCACGGCACGCGTGAATTCTGGCGGACCGTTCAGGAGCAAGCACGATTGA
- the sugE gene encoding quaternary ammonium compound efflux SMR transporter SugE, with protein MSWFLLFIAGLLEVAWAAGLKTSEGFTRLWPSVFTIVTATGSFVLLAMAMRQLPLGTAYAVWTGIGAVGAFIFGIVMMGEALTVARVASAALIVVGLIGLKLSSGH; from the coding sequence ATGTCCTGGTTTCTATTGTTTATCGCCGGTTTGCTCGAAGTCGCGTGGGCCGCGGGCCTCAAGACTTCCGAGGGGTTCACGCGGCTGTGGCCATCCGTTTTCACCATCGTGACGGCGACCGGCAGCTTCGTGCTGCTCGCCATGGCCATGCGTCAATTGCCGCTCGGGACCGCTTACGCAGTCTGGACGGGCATCGGCGCGGTCGGTGCGTTCATCTTCGGCATCGTGATGATGGGCGAGGCGCTTACCGTGGCGCGGGTCGCGAGCGCGGCGCTAATCGTGGTCGGGCTTATTGGGTTGAAATTGTCCTCGGGACATTGA
- a CDS encoding cytochrome ubiquinol oxidase subunit I, producing the protein MELDAVLLSRFQFAWVIAFHILLPAFTVGLSCFIATLEVLWWVTKRDVYRRLSAFWLKIFAVSFGMGVVSGIVMPFQFGTNWSRFTDATASVIGPLMGYEVLTAFFLEAAFLGVLLFGRKLVPQWAHVLAAFFVASGTVISSFWILAVNSWMQTPRGYKILPDGRFEVTSFFDAIFTPSFPYRLGHTVSAFLVTAAFVILGVGAMYLRQRRSLEESRVMTKMALIFLMIMVPVQMVIGDMHGLNTREHQPAKLAAMEGLWETGSRIPAAIFAIPDQENERNRFEISIPVLGSIYLTHDPNGVVQGLKDFPREDRPNVAVVFFAFRIMVGIAVLMFVLVLSGIVLFARGKLETSQRWLRCATYGMPLGFIAVLAGWTTTESGRQPWTVYGLMRTSDSVTPSLKAGDVGLSWLLYVLAYIVIFGSGYILLRRLVRLGPADEHIETDHDLLQPETRAARPLSAASASAAGASGAVKAVRADDVVPPARRP; encoded by the coding sequence ATGGAATTAGATGCCGTTTTGCTGTCCCGTTTTCAATTCGCGTGGGTCATTGCTTTTCATATCCTGTTGCCGGCGTTCACCGTTGGCCTGTCATGTTTTATCGCGACACTGGAAGTGCTTTGGTGGGTGACCAAACGCGACGTCTACAGGCGGCTCTCGGCGTTCTGGCTCAAGATATTCGCGGTGTCGTTCGGCATGGGCGTGGTGTCCGGGATCGTGATGCCGTTCCAGTTCGGCACCAACTGGAGCCGCTTCACCGATGCCACCGCGAGCGTGATCGGCCCGTTGATGGGGTACGAAGTCCTCACCGCGTTTTTTCTCGAAGCCGCGTTTCTCGGCGTGCTGCTCTTCGGCCGCAAGCTCGTGCCGCAATGGGCGCACGTGTTGGCCGCGTTTTTCGTGGCGTCGGGCACGGTGATCTCGTCGTTCTGGATTCTCGCGGTCAATAGCTGGATGCAGACGCCGCGCGGCTACAAGATCCTGCCCGACGGCCGCTTCGAAGTGACCAGTTTCTTCGACGCCATCTTCACGCCCTCCTTCCCGTACCGCCTCGGCCACACGGTCAGCGCTTTTCTCGTCACGGCCGCGTTCGTCATTCTGGGCGTGGGCGCCATGTACTTGCGCCAGCGCCGGTCGCTGGAAGAAAGCCGCGTGATGACGAAGATGGCGCTGATCTTCCTGATGATCATGGTGCCGGTGCAGATGGTTATCGGCGATATGCACGGTCTCAATACGCGCGAGCATCAGCCCGCAAAACTCGCCGCCATGGAAGGACTGTGGGAAACCGGATCGCGCATTCCCGCCGCCATCTTCGCCATTCCCGATCAGGAGAATGAACGCAACCGCTTCGAAATATCGATACCCGTGCTCGGCAGCATTTATCTCACGCACGATCCAAACGGCGTCGTGCAAGGGCTGAAAGACTTTCCGCGCGAGGACCGGCCAAACGTTGCCGTGGTCTTCTTCGCGTTCCGGATCATGGTCGGCATCGCCGTGCTGATGTTCGTGCTGGTGCTCTCCGGCATCGTGCTATTTGCGCGCGGCAAGCTCGAAACCAGCCAGCGCTGGCTGCGATGCGCCACGTATGGCATGCCGCTCGGGTTTATCGCCGTGCTGGCCGGCTGGACCACCACTGAAAGCGGTCGTCAGCCGTGGACCGTCTATGGCCTGATGCGCACGAGCGATTCGGTCACGCCATCATTGAAGGCCGGCGATGTCGGGCTCTCGTGGCTGCTTTACGTGCTGGCGTACATCGTGATTTTCGGCTCCGGCTACATCCTGCTGCGACGCCTCGTGCGCCTCGGTCCCGCCGACGAACACATCGAAACCGATCACGACCTGCTGCAACCAGAGACACGTGCGGCGCGGCCTTTATCGGCGGCATCGGCGAGTGCTGCGGGGGCTTCGGGCGCGGTCAAAGCCGTCCGGGCCGACGATGTCGTTCCGCCAGCCAGGAGACCATGA
- the cydB gene encoding cytochrome d ubiquinol oxidase subunit II: MMLDLVPMWAAILALAVFMYVLLDGFDLGVGMVFLLRRDPVERQLMINSVAPVWDFNETWLILGGGGLLAVFPLAFSIIVPAVYFPILLMLLGLIFRGVAFEFREVVGARKWIWDGAFGYGSLIATFSQGVVLGMFIQGFPIHGRVFIGTSWDWIAPFPLLTGIGLIFGYALQGTTWLVLKTEGELQEWARGMAKKVLFGVIAFILLISIWTPLKDARISERWFSFPASFVFAPVPVLTVLLIWTLWSALGKRKEVVPFMCSIGLFFLAFTGLVISLWPFIAPPSVTLWDASTTPLSQQFLLIGTMFLLPVIVLYVVWSYWVFRGKVRGDMGYH; encoded by the coding sequence ATGATGCTCGACCTCGTGCCGATGTGGGCCGCCATCCTGGCGCTTGCCGTATTCATGTACGTGCTGCTCGACGGCTTCGATCTCGGCGTCGGGATGGTGTTCCTGCTCCGCCGCGACCCCGTAGAGAGGCAGTTGATGATCAACTCGGTCGCCCCGGTCTGGGACTTCAATGAAACGTGGCTGATCCTCGGCGGCGGCGGCTTGCTGGCGGTGTTTCCGCTGGCGTTTTCGATCATCGTGCCGGCGGTTTATTTTCCGATCCTGCTGATGCTGCTCGGGCTGATCTTTCGCGGCGTCGCCTTCGAATTCCGCGAGGTGGTCGGCGCGCGCAAGTGGATCTGGGACGGCGCGTTCGGATATGGATCGCTGATCGCGACGTTTTCGCAGGGCGTGGTGCTCGGAATGTTCATCCAGGGCTTTCCGATACACGGCCGCGTTTTTATCGGCACGAGCTGGGACTGGATCGCGCCGTTTCCGCTCTTGACGGGCATCGGGTTGATCTTCGGTTATGCGTTGCAGGGCACGACGTGGCTCGTGCTTAAAACCGAGGGCGAACTGCAGGAATGGGCGCGCGGCATGGCAAAGAAGGTGTTGTTCGGCGTGATCGCGTTCATCTTGCTGATCAGCATCTGGACGCCGCTCAAGGACGCACGGATTTCGGAGCGCTGGTTCAGTTTTCCCGCAAGCTTCGTGTTTGCGCCGGTGCCGGTGCTGACAGTACTGCTCATATGGACGTTATGGTCGGCGCTCGGCAAGAGAAAGGAAGTCGTGCCGTTCATGTGTTCGATCGGCTTGTTCTTCCTCGCGTTCACGGGCCTTGTGATCAGCTTGTGGCCGTTTATTGCGCCGCCATCGGTGACGTTATGGGATGCGTCCACAACGCCGCTTTCACAGCAGTTTTTGCTCATCGGAACGATGTTCCTGCTGCCCGTGATCGTGCTCTATGTAGTCTGGTCGTACTGGGTATTTCGCGGCAAAGTGCGCGGTGACATGGGTTATCACTAG
- a CDS encoding peroxiredoxin — MKRKFAGKLLGLSLGAALGAYALVAYATLKPGDQAPSFTTQASLGGNVFDYSLASALKKGPVVLYFYPAAFTKGCTIEAHEFADAVDEYKAQGATVIGVSHDNIDTLKRFSVSECRSKFPVAADADSKIIKQYDASMPLINSMANRVSYVIAPDGKVIYEYTSLSPDQHVANTLQALKDWNAKHKTQ; from the coding sequence ATGAAACGAAAGTTTGCGGGGAAGTTGCTGGGTTTGTCGCTAGGCGCCGCGCTCGGGGCTTATGCGCTGGTTGCCTATGCAACCCTGAAGCCGGGCGATCAGGCGCCGTCTTTCACGACGCAGGCGTCGCTGGGCGGGAATGTCTTCGACTATTCACTCGCGAGCGCGTTGAAGAAGGGCCCGGTCGTGTTGTATTTCTATCCGGCCGCATTCACGAAGGGCTGCACGATTGAAGCGCATGAATTCGCCGATGCCGTCGATGAATACAAGGCGCAAGGCGCAACCGTGATTGGCGTGTCGCATGACAACATCGACACACTGAAGAGGTTTTCGGTGAGCGAGTGCCGCAGCAAATTCCCGGTTGCCGCGGATGCCGACTCGAAAATCATCAAGCAATATGACGCGTCCATGCCGCTCATCAACTCCATGGCAAACCGCGTTTCATACGTGATCGCGCCCGATGGCAAGGTGATCTACGAATACACGAGTCTCTCGCCGGACCAGCACGTGGCAAATACGTTGCAGGCGTTGAAGGACTGGAACGCGAAGCACAAGACGCAGTAA
- a CDS encoding EAL and HDOD domain-containing protein produces the protein MQPVDRTPPPGDSADGQADLSADSSAPREPESVYLGRQPIIDRKGALHAYELLFRDSPDNRARIFDDVQATAHVVARTVGEIGLSAVLGDHRGFVNMNRDLLFDDIVHIMPPERFVLEILETVTFDARLFKRCEQLRAAGFQFALDDVVALTEPLHEALPYVDYVKIDFLAADRAHIPELAATLKRHGKTLIAEKIETHQDFDEASKLGFDLFQGYFFARPQVLVTRRSNPSRTALLRLLGVLSGEPGIAELEAELKLNPNVVVQLLRLANSSAFKLARPVSSLREAIAATGTRQISRWTQLLLYADGRHLPWRSDPLVQLVGTRARFMELAARVMQPSNEEFADAAFMTGIFSLVHVVVDLPPVEIIQLLKLSREICDAIVEGSGPLGALLRISQAAERGDAPELDSSTGSNAGFAVLTPVVLAELQFEAATWFGAHRVE, from the coding sequence ATGCAGCCGGTTGATCGCACGCCACCGCCAGGCGATTCTGCTGATGGACAGGCTGACCTGTCCGCTGATTCGTCCGCACCCCGCGAACCGGAAAGTGTCTATCTGGGGCGCCAGCCGATCATCGATCGCAAGGGCGCGCTGCATGCGTACGAACTGCTTTTTCGCGACAGCCCCGACAATCGCGCGCGCATTTTCGACGATGTCCAGGCCACAGCTCATGTCGTGGCGCGAACGGTCGGTGAGATCGGTCTGTCGGCCGTGCTCGGCGATCATCGCGGCTTCGTGAACATGAACCGCGACCTGCTGTTCGATGACATCGTCCACATCATGCCGCCCGAGCGCTTCGTGCTCGAAATCCTCGAAACCGTCACCTTCGACGCCAGGCTCTTCAAGCGCTGCGAGCAATTGCGCGCGGCAGGCTTTCAGTTCGCCCTCGACGATGTCGTCGCGCTGACCGAACCGCTGCACGAAGCGCTGCCTTACGTGGATTACGTGAAGATCGACTTTCTCGCCGCTGACCGTGCCCATATTCCGGAACTCGCGGCCACGCTCAAGCGTCATGGCAAGACCTTGATTGCAGAGAAGATCGAGACCCACCAGGACTTCGATGAAGCCAGCAAGCTCGGCTTCGACCTGTTCCAGGGTTATTTCTTCGCGCGTCCGCAGGTGCTCGTGACGCGACGCTCGAATCCATCGCGCACCGCGCTGTTGCGATTGCTCGGCGTGTTGTCGGGCGAACCCGGGATTGCGGAACTCGAAGCCGAACTCAAGCTCAATCCAAATGTGGTCGTGCAGTTGCTGCGTCTTGCCAATTCAAGCGCGTTCAAGCTGGCACGTCCGGTTTCATCGCTGCGCGAGGCGATTGCGGCGACCGGCACGCGGCAGATTTCACGCTGGACGCAGTTGCTGCTGTACGCCGATGGACGCCATTTGCCGTGGCGCTCGGACCCGCTCGTGCAGCTCGTGGGCACACGCGCGCGCTTCATGGAGCTGGCGGCGCGCGTCATGCAGCCATCGAATGAAGAATTCGCCGATGCGGCTTTCATGACCGGCATCTTTTCGCTCGTGCATGTAGTCGTGGATCTGCCGCCCGTCGAGATCATCCAGTTGCTGAAGTTGTCCAGGGAGATTTGCGACGCGATCGTCGAAGGCAGCGGACCGCTTGGCGCGTTGTTACGGATCTCGCAGGCAGCCGAACGGGGCGATGCGCCGGAGCTCGATTCGAGTACCGGCTCGAATGCCGGGTTTGCTGTACTGACGCCGGTCGTGCTTGCCGAGTTGCAGTTCGAGGCCGCCACGTGGTTCGGCGCGCATCGGGTGGAGTAG
- a CDS encoding putative bifunctional diguanylate cyclase/phosphodiesterase, producing the protein MQVKRTRAQRFNAWLAVAAQTRSAVRRAAATLAAAAQASCTPKLATVDAPAAGVKPYVPLPLNAVRLVQVSSARGEDAHPVAAIDAPERVPSGIANEATLAAVDFLAQVDASLQVGYVSERSVEFLGYHRDYLSSLTLHELVATEEIDELDALVVRARQSGKLETATLHLLKSLTTPILVELRILSTPDDGFAVSAFEVSHWRETEAALRHALNHDPLTGLENLTALQAALDAAQAEAVHTQTHAALLRVDIDDFQRINRALGYDAGDDMLRETARRLQHAARAGERVARVSSDEFAVLMAAGTAHEAIAAAEDLGRRLLSAVAQPYKYRGQHTHLSASIGAAIYPDAVEHTGSSLLRMADHALAQAKGSGGNIVVFHAPDNDPRDAERLNLEADLYEGVRNGEFALHFQPITESRHGGVVGVEALIRWQHPVHGLVPPAAFISLAESIGLINYLGNWVLKAACMQLVQWDKDGIRLDYVSVNVSPQQFRDKRFTQNVKDALDLTGLDPSRLVFEITESLLMHDPEEATLLLETLAALGIHFAVDDFGTGYSSLSYLQRFPLSKLKIDRSFIENLLTSRNNRAIVTAVVGLAKSLGLELVAEGVETQAQRDLLIEMGCDQIQGWLISKALPATELKRCFEDKTLFLQASL; encoded by the coding sequence ATGCAAGTAAAACGGACACGCGCTCAGCGCTTCAATGCATGGCTTGCCGTCGCCGCCCAGACCCGCAGCGCAGTGCGCCGGGCTGCCGCGACGCTGGCCGCAGCCGCGCAAGCCAGTTGCACTCCCAAGCTCGCTACCGTCGATGCTCCCGCCGCCGGTGTGAAACCGTATGTGCCGCTTCCGCTGAACGCAGTGCGGCTCGTCCAGGTTTCGTCGGCGCGCGGCGAAGATGCACATCCAGTCGCCGCAATCGACGCGCCCGAGCGGGTCCCATCAGGCATCGCAAACGAAGCGACGCTTGCCGCCGTCGACTTTCTTGCCCAAGTGGATGCGTCGCTGCAGGTCGGCTATGTATCGGAGAGAAGTGTCGAGTTCCTCGGCTATCACCGTGACTACCTGAGCTCCTTGACGCTTCACGAGCTGGTGGCAACGGAGGAAATCGATGAACTCGATGCCCTCGTCGTCCGTGCACGGCAAAGCGGCAAGCTGGAGACAGCGACACTCCACTTGCTCAAGTCGCTGACAACGCCGATTCTTGTCGAGCTGCGGATCCTCTCGACGCCCGACGATGGCTTCGCCGTCTCCGCCTTCGAAGTCTCGCACTGGCGTGAGACCGAAGCCGCCTTGCGGCACGCGCTCAATCACGATCCGCTCACGGGCCTGGAAAACCTGACAGCCTTGCAAGCGGCACTCGATGCCGCCCAGGCCGAAGCCGTGCACACGCAAACGCACGCGGCGCTGCTGCGGGTGGATATCGATGATTTCCAGCGCATCAACCGCGCGCTCGGTTATGACGCCGGCGACGACATGCTGCGCGAGACCGCACGCCGGCTGCAGCATGCTGCGCGCGCGGGCGAGCGCGTGGCGCGGGTATCGAGCGACGAATTCGCCGTATTGATGGCGGCAGGGACGGCGCACGAAGCAATCGCAGCGGCCGAAGATCTCGGCCGGCGTTTGCTGAGCGCGGTGGCGCAGCCCTATAAATATCGCGGGCAGCACACGCATTTGTCCGCGAGTATCGGGGCGGCGATCTACCCCGATGCCGTCGAGCATACCGGCAGCAGCCTGTTGCGCATGGCCGATCATGCGCTCGCCCAAGCCAAGGGCTCGGGCGGCAATATCGTCGTGTTCCATGCGCCCGACAACGATCCGCGCGACGCCGAACGCCTGAACCTGGAAGCCGATTTGTACGAAGGCGTGCGCAACGGCGAGTTTGCGCTGCATTTCCAGCCGATCACCGAAAGCCGTCACGGCGGCGTGGTCGGCGTAGAAGCGCTGATCCGCTGGCAGCATCCGGTGCATGGCCTGGTGCCGCCGGCGGCTTTCATCTCGCTGGCGGAATCGATTGGCCTGATCAACTATCTCGGCAACTGGGTTCTGAAAGCAGCGTGCATGCAACTGGTGCAGTGGGACAAGGACGGCATCAGGCTGGATTACGTGTCGGTGAACGTGTCGCCGCAGCAGTTCCGCGACAAACGCTTCACCCAGAACGTGAAGGACGCGCTCGATCTGACGGGCCTGGACCCGAGCCGGCTGGTCTTCGAAATCACCGAAAGCCTTTTGATGCACGATCCCGAAGAAGCCACGCTGCTGCTGGAAACGCTGGCGGCGCTCGGCATCCACTTTGCCGTCGATGACTTCGGCACCGGCTATTCAAGCCTGTCCTATTTGCAGCGCTTTCCGCTTTCGAAGCTCAAGATCGACCGGAGTTTCATCGAAAACTTGCTGACGTCCCGTAATAATCGGGCGATCGTCACCGCCGTGGTGGGACTCGCCAAATCCCTCGGGCTGGAACTGGTCGCGGAAGGCGTCGAGACGCAAGCGCAGCGTGATCTGCTGATCGAGATGGGCTGTGATCAAATACAGGGCTGGCTGATCAGCAAGGCGCTTCCCGCCACCGAACTGAAGCGTTGCTTTGAGGATAAAACGCTCTTTCTCCAGGCGTCTTTATGA
- a CDS encoding HDOD domain-containing protein, protein MASNTKAELLDKLWARMSERGDFPMLSQALRTTVSAMGDDDLDFTALVQVVLSDFGLTQKVLRLANSAMYISFGGNITTVTRALMVLGMDAVGHLVVGLKLVDHFHHSAPRRIDAKLELNRTLLSGAVARQVTERSEFRTSEEAVVCTLMRQIGKLLVAFYLETEWDQLRRKAAAEHISDSIACGALLGVTFEEIGIEAADRWRLPETIRTGMLTRDPLAPIDEKTPRHVRWLQAVTNYSTEVADALTAQHVDEAHRENSLIDIANRYSRALATDAATLAEMSLALANEDSNDGVMREIVELRADADAIARAELSAEARIAASLDDLRSLPSKNALAPVLALASEAVLAGLSFSRTVVFVRQVNDEFQARLGLGPGVESLLPSLTFPAAFQPDVFHLAISNPVGIFIENARDPRIDARLPRWFKSSFSDAHAFVLLPVKANGSTVAMLYGDWTDAQHVRKITSMEMSALNDLMRELSRFFSNADWKEMELI, encoded by the coding sequence ATGGCAAGCAATACCAAAGCCGAATTACTGGACAAACTGTGGGCGCGCATGAGCGAGCGCGGGGATTTCCCCATGCTCTCGCAGGCCTTGCGCACCACGGTATCCGCCATGGGCGACGACGACCTGGACTTTACGGCCCTCGTCCAGGTCGTTCTGTCTGACTTCGGCCTCACGCAGAAGGTGTTGCGGCTCGCCAATTCCGCGATGTACATCTCGTTCGGCGGCAACATCACGACCGTCACGCGCGCGCTGATGGTCCTCGGCATGGACGCGGTCGGCCATCTCGTGGTCGGGCTGAAACTCGTCGATCACTTTCATCACAGCGCGCCGCGCCGTATCGATGCCAAGCTCGAACTGAACCGCACCCTGCTCTCCGGCGCGGTCGCGCGGCAAGTGACCGAGCGCAGTGAATTCCGTACATCGGAAGAAGCGGTGGTCTGTACGCTGATGCGGCAGATCGGCAAGCTCCTGGTTGCGTTTTATCTCGAGACCGAATGGGACCAGTTGCGCCGCAAAGCCGCCGCCGAGCATATCAGCGACAGCATTGCATGCGGCGCGCTGCTGGGCGTCACATTTGAGGAAATCGGCATCGAGGCCGCGGACCGCTGGCGTTTGCCGGAGACCATCCGTACCGGCATGCTCACGCGCGACCCGCTTGCACCAATCGACGAAAAAACGCCGCGCCACGTACGCTGGCTGCAGGCAGTCACGAACTATTCCACCGAAGTCGCCGATGCGCTCACTGCGCAGCATGTCGATGAAGCCCATCGCGAGAATTCGTTGATCGACATTGCGAACCGCTACAGCCGCGCGCTTGCGACCGATGCGGCGACGCTTGCCGAGATGAGCCTCGCGCTCGCGAACGAGGATTCGAACGATGGTGTGATGCGCGAGATCGTGGAACTGCGGGCGGACGCCGATGCCATCGCGCGTGCGGAGTTGTCGGCAGAAGCGCGGATTGCGGCGAGCCTCGACGACTTGCGCTCGCTGCCATCGAAGAACGCATTGGCGCCCGTGCTCGCACTTGCGTCCGAAGCCGTGCTCGCCGGGCTTTCGTTTTCGCGCACTGTCGTGTTCGTGCGTCAGGTCAACGATGAATTCCAGGCGCGGCTTGGACTCGGCCCGGGCGTGGAATCGCTGTTGCCGTCGCTGACATTCCCGGCGGCGTTCCAGCCGGACGTGTTCCATCTGGCAATCTCGAATCCGGTGGGGATTTTTATCGAGAATGCGCGCGACCCGCGTATCGATGCACGCCTGCCGCGCTGGTTCAAATCGTCTTTCAGCGATGCCCACGCGTTCGTCCTCCTGCCGGTGAAAGCAAACGGCTCGACGGTGGCAATGCTTTACGGCGACTGGACCGACGCGCAGCACGTGCGGAAGATCACATCCATGGAAATGTCCGCGTTGAACGACCTGATGCGAGAGCTAAGCCGTTTTTTTAGCAACGCCGACTGGAAAGAAATGGAATTGATCTAG
- a CDS encoding methyl-accepting chemotaxis protein, whose product MKLLSLHQAVGTSGRSLSVKASLRLAFALLLIGTLVIGVIALTQISRLNGSTESIYREGYVASRAAEDLRAAMLRASRSQKMLLTATTAKERDELGADIEHALADIGRDQTQLQGFADPTGGQKAMAKAVGAWSSDLRAFVKLMKEQPLDLSQMNWQVGMQDVSLLVATGKLEKLVNVLIEQRGVAAKATIDTASSIYHVSFVMVAVLTLALIALAFLVSEWVVRRLSRQLGGEPVYAMQIASRIAAGDLSNRITIAKRDNTSMLYALSGMQSGLSTTVGEIAASAEAIASASGEISQGNVDLSQRTEQQAVALEKTASSMEQLTSTVRQNAENAKQASSLAHNASEIAEKGGEVVGRVVATMEQINASAKSIGDIIGVIEGIAFQTNILALNAAVEAARAGEEGRGFAVVAGEVRSLAQRSSAAAKEIKGLIHTSVSRVSDGSTFAHEAGATMDEVVRAVKRVTDIMGEISAASAEQSSGIEEINHAVTQMDAGTQQNAALVEQAAAAAQSLDDQAHALKQLVGKFQLK is encoded by the coding sequence ATGAAATTGCTTTCGCTGCATCAGGCCGTCGGGACAAGCGGCCGTTCGCTGTCCGTCAAAGCATCGCTGCGGCTCGCCTTCGCATTGCTGTTGATCGGGACGCTGGTTATCGGCGTGATTGCGCTGACGCAGATCAGCCGGCTCAACGGCTCGACGGAATCGATTTATCGCGAAGGGTATGTGGCGAGCCGCGCGGCCGAGGACCTGCGCGCGGCCATGTTGCGCGCGAGCCGCTCGCAAAAGATGTTGCTGACCGCGACGACGGCGAAGGAGCGCGACGAACTCGGCGCGGACATAGAACATGCGCTGGCCGACATTGGCCGCGATCAAACCCAGTTGCAAGGTTTCGCCGATCCAACCGGCGGCCAGAAGGCGATGGCGAAAGCCGTTGGCGCGTGGAGCAGCGACTTGCGCGCGTTCGTGAAGCTGATGAAGGAACAGCCGCTCGACTTGTCGCAGATGAACTGGCAGGTCGGCATGCAGGACGTATCGCTGCTGGTGGCGACCGGCAAGCTCGAGAAACTCGTCAACGTGCTGATCGAGCAGCGCGGAGTGGCGGCGAAGGCGACCATCGATACCGCTTCATCGATTTATCACGTGTCGTTCGTGATGGTTGCCGTGTTGACGCTGGCGCTGATCGCGCTGGCGTTTTTAGTGAGCGAATGGGTCGTGCGGCGTCTTTCCAGGCAACTCGGCGGCGAACCCGTCTACGCGATGCAGATCGCAAGCCGCATCGCCGCGGGCGATCTGTCCAACCGCATCACCATCGCCAAGCGCGATAACACCAGCATGCTCTACGCGCTTTCGGGCATGCAGTCGGGTTTATCGACGACGGTCGGCGAAATTGCGGCGAGCGCGGAGGCGATTGCATCGGCATCGGGTGAGATCTCGCAAGGCAACGTGGACTTGTCGCAGCGCACGGAACAGCAGGCCGTCGCCTTGGAGAAGACAGCGTCGAGCATGGAGCAATTGACGTCCACCGTGCGCCAGAACGCCGAGAACGCGAAGCAGGCCAGCTCGCTCGCGCACAACGCGTCGGAGATCGCGGAGAAGGGCGGCGAGGTCGTGGGCCGCGTGGTCGCGACCATGGAGCAGATCAACGCCAGCGCGAAGAGCATTGGCGACATCATCGGCGTGATTGAAGGGATTGCGTTCCAGACGAATATCCTCGCGCTCAATGCGGCTGTGGAAGCCGCGCGGGCCGGCGAAGAAGGGCGTGGTTTCGCGGTCGTCGCGGGTGAAGTGCGAAGCCTGGCGCAACGGTCATCGGCAGCGGCGAAGGAGATCAAGGGTTTGATCCATACATCGGTCTCGCGTGTATCCGATGGCTCCACGTTCGCCCACGAAGCTGGCGCGACCATGGACGAAGTCGTGCGCGCGGTGAAGCGCGTGACGGACATCATGGGCGAGATATCGGCGGCGTCGGCGGAGCAGAGCAGCGGTATCGAAGAGATCAATCACGCGGTCACGCAGATGGACGCCGGCACGCAGCAAAATGCGGCGCTCGTCGAACAGGCGGCGGCCGCGGCGCAATCGCTCGACGATCAGGCGCACGCGTTGAAACAACTCGTCGGCAAGTTTCAGTTGAAGTGA